The proteins below come from a single Chryseobacterium bernardetii genomic window:
- a CDS encoding DUF6520 family protein encodes MKKLLIPVLTVAVGIGAAFAGNQVSKSSKIIPTFRIEGNQCVQVEQDCDNAGSFLCTLDGSSSVQLYQFKLNETTCSTEMHRSQP; translated from the coding sequence ATGAAAAAATTACTTATTCCTGTTCTTACTGTAGCAGTAGGTATAGGGGCAGCTTTTGCTGGCAATCAGGTAAGCAAATCATCTAAAATTATTCCTACTTTCCGTATTGAAGGAAATCAATGTGTACAAGTAGAACAAGACTGTGATAATGCAGGCTCTTTTCTATGTACTTTAGATGGATCAAGTTCCGTGCAGTTGTACCAATTCAAATTGAACGAAACAACCTGTTCAACTGAAATGCACAGAAGTCAGCCGTAA
- a CDS encoding DoxX family protein produces MPMVMRVINFIWKHLVKIVSILLALLFIYAAASKLFDFEAFQVQLAQSPLLSAYAGVISYGILVIEFLVAIILLIPNSNKVGLYASIGLMSAFTLYIYLILKYSDFVPCSCGGILEKLGWTEHLIFNIFFLVLSFIALIVLVKKMGRSGLKELGVGGLIIVISCLFVFALFRSSEHIIKSDNNFTRRFLPHPVLIEKTKDLKVNSFYLAGIEEGILYLGNISAPLIVTTIDTSLTVFSQMHTIIDKKDYNFRNVKLQVRKPYFYVFDGTVPIIYRGHLGDSIARTLSYKDAFFNQMVILDSTRFAIRTQRGSDRSYTLALLDLSRNSKVKLKSNILQGQIDGVFSVDGSLISNSDATKLVYTYVYRNQFIVMDSTMKIDNRFQTIDTTTHAKITITKLSDGSKKMGAPPFTVNKRSVIAGKFLFNESNLKGQYETSESWRTSSIIDVYNTAQQQYIGSFYINHKKGEALSSWLVSGSYLYVIVGNELRRYKIRGEVFK; encoded by the coding sequence ATGCCAATGGTTATGAGGGTTATTAATTTTATTTGGAAACACTTAGTAAAGATTGTCAGTATTTTACTTGCCTTACTGTTCATTTATGCAGCTGCCAGTAAATTATTTGACTTTGAAGCATTTCAGGTTCAATTAGCCCAATCTCCACTATTGAGTGCCTATGCTGGAGTTATTTCTTACGGAATTTTGGTCATTGAGTTTTTGGTGGCAATCATATTATTGATTCCAAATAGCAATAAGGTAGGACTATATGCATCAATTGGCCTTATGTCAGCATTCACACTGTATATATATCTTATCTTAAAATATAGCGATTTCGTTCCATGCTCATGTGGAGGTATTCTAGAAAAATTAGGATGGACTGAACATTTGATCTTTAATATTTTCTTTTTAGTGTTATCATTTATTGCGCTAATTGTTTTGGTGAAAAAAATGGGAAGGTCTGGACTTAAAGAACTTGGAGTTGGAGGACTAATTATTGTTATCAGCTGTCTATTCGTTTTTGCACTTTTCCGAAGTTCAGAACATATTATTAAAAGTGATAATAATTTCACCAGAAGGTTTTTGCCGCACCCTGTACTCATTGAAAAAACAAAAGACTTAAAAGTGAACTCTTTCTATCTGGCAGGAATTGAAGAGGGTATTTTATATCTTGGAAATATCAGTGCACCGTTGATTGTTACGACAATTGACACATCATTAACCGTGTTTTCCCAAATGCATACAATAATTGATAAAAAAGATTATAATTTCCGGAATGTAAAGCTTCAAGTCCGAAAACCATATTTTTATGTGTTTGACGGTACAGTTCCTATAATATATAGAGGACATCTTGGTGATTCTATCGCACGGACATTAAGTTATAAGGATGCATTTTTTAATCAAATGGTCATTCTCGATTCCACGAGGTTTGCCATCAGAACACAGAGAGGATCAGACCGGAGTTATACATTAGCTTTGCTGGATCTAAGTAGGAATTCGAAGGTAAAATTAAAATCAAATATACTTCAAGGACAGATTGATGGTGTATTTTCTGTTGATGGCTCACTAATTTCCAACAGCGATGCGACGAAATTGGTATATACATACGTTTATCGAAATCAGTTTATTGTGATGGATAGTACGATGAAAATTGATAATCGTTTTCAGACAATCGATACAACCACACATGCCAAAATAACAATTACAAAATTGTCGGACGGGAGCAAAAAAATGGGAGCACCTCCATTTACTGTAAATAAAAGATCTGTTATTGCTGGTAAATTCTTATTTAATGAATCTAATTTGAAGGGGCAATATGAGACCTCCGAGTCTTGGCGAACCTCGTCTATAATTGACGTCTATAATACCGCGCAACAGCAATATATAGGTAGTTTTTATATTAACCATAAAAAAGGTGAAGCGCTGTCTTCCTGGTTAGTAAGTGGGAGTTATCTGTATGTAATTGTCGGCAATGAGTTACGACGTTATAAAATTAGGGGGGAGGTTTTTAAATAG
- a CDS encoding helix-turn-helix domain-containing protein — translation MNFYTISLLDDLAGRNISKFCNLNFVKPAVLFSDQLELSMRLQSIVDSFYAILKKLDIIPNEAFKKEHVCSFDFTDLNDYDPIVLDVIAKLNWKAQAFKDVFPVHLRYTEGDSMHLVVGIAYLEDIRNGYVHFVDLSVPKHVLQDVPSDVLYIKDLLKSYNLGFKQTLQNYIESKGYIYEHFQRDSKSCLGDSFYRFWLKIKMLEAISDIAFTSLSLKEIAFKNNFSDYENMHKVFVRNGIRLGDIPRLAKLKVRK, via the coding sequence ATGAATTTTTACACCATTTCATTATTGGATGATTTGGCGGGGCGAAATATCTCTAAATTTTGCAATTTAAACTTTGTGAAGCCGGCCGTTTTGTTCTCCGACCAACTGGAATTATCTATGCGTTTGCAAAGTATTGTGGATAGCTTTTATGCAATTTTAAAAAAGCTTGATATTATTCCGAATGAAGCATTCAAGAAGGAACATGTGTGTAGTTTTGATTTTACAGATTTAAATGATTACGACCCCATCGTGCTTGATGTTATTGCTAAGTTGAATTGGAAAGCCCAGGCTTTTAAAGATGTGTTTCCAGTTCATCTCCGATATACAGAAGGGGACAGCATGCACCTTGTCGTTGGAATAGCATATTTGGAAGACATAAGGAATGGTTATGTGCATTTTGTTGACCTATCCGTTCCAAAACATGTACTACAAGATGTACCATCCGATGTTTTATATATAAAGGATCTACTAAAGTCGTATAATCTAGGATTTAAACAGACTCTTCAAAATTATATTGAATCCAAAGGTTATATTTATGAGCATTTTCAGCGCGATTCCAAGTCCTGTCTTGGTGATTCCTTCTATCGGTTTTGGTTAAAAATTAAGATGTTGGAAGCTATTAGTGATATTGCGTTTACTTCGCTTAGCTTGAAGGAAATAGCATTCAAAAATAATTTCTCTGATTACGAGAACATGCACAAGGTTTTTGTAAGGAATGGAATTCGTCTTGGTGATATTCCGCGATTGGCAAAACTGAAGGTTCGTAAATAA
- a CDS encoding DUF3872 domain-containing protein, with the protein MSFGTLVLGLMAIVGIIFLSGCTKDTLDIQENFPFDVKVMPVPKDIALGETVEMRISIISSGEYAENKYHIRYFQNDGQGTLRYFDHKPYLPNDLYPLMQKEFRLYYTSESFVAQNFDVWISDSFGNEKQLSFQFNNKKLGPIIIGPVR; encoded by the coding sequence ATGTCATTTGGTACGCTTGTACTGGGGTTGATGGCGATTGTTGGAATTATCTTCTTGTCAGGCTGTACAAAAGATACTTTGGATATCCAGGAGAATTTTCCTTTTGATGTAAAGGTAATGCCTGTACCAAAAGATATAGCACTTGGTGAAACAGTGGAAATGAGAATATCGATTATCTCCAGTGGTGAGTACGCTGAAAATAAGTATCATATACGTTATTTTCAGAACGACGGACAAGGAACATTGAGGTATTTTGATCATAAACCTTATCTGCCAAATGATCTATACCCGTTAATGCAAAAGGAATTCAGACTTTATTATACCTCTGAGTCATTTGTAGCACAGAATTTTGACGTATGGATCAGTGATAGTTTTGGTAATGAAAAGCAGCTATCATTCCAGTTTAACAATAAGAAGCTAGGCCCCATTATTATTGGCCCAGTTAGATAA
- a CDS encoding conjugal transfer protein TraO, with translation MKKYIIVLILMLISIHGYSQRMVYKQKALEVSVGMLASKDVSSNYYVNLTLNSFGRRGNYWIWSAEFQRRTTDYKQWTLPLENYLGEIGYSTQLLSDARKFITFNAGLTGVAGYEVLNRGDRILSDGALLLNDGGFIFGTAGRLSLETYLSDNIVLLLQGRIRVLWGTDLDQFRPSSGIGLRINF, from the coding sequence ATGAAAAAGTATATCATTGTTTTGATACTTATGCTTATAAGTATTCATGGATATTCCCAACGCATGGTCTATAAACAAAAAGCGCTAGAGGTAAGTGTCGGAATGCTGGCAAGTAAAGATGTAAGTTCTAATTACTACGTCAATTTAACCCTAAATAGCTTCGGCAGGCGCGGGAACTACTGGATTTGGAGTGCAGAATTTCAGCGTCGTACTACAGATTATAAGCAGTGGACGCTCCCGTTGGAAAATTATTTGGGTGAGATTGGATATAGTACACAGTTGCTTTCGGATGCGAGAAAGTTTATCACATTTAATGCGGGATTGACCGGTGTTGCCGGATATGAAGTTTTGAATCGTGGCGATAGAATCCTTTCAGACGGCGCGCTGTTATTGAATGATGGTGGTTTTATCTTCGGTACAGCAGGTAGATTATCTCTTGAAACTTATTTGTCGGATAATATCGTTTTGCTTTTACAGGGACGAATTAGAGTGCTTTGGGGAACAGATTTGGATCAATTCAGACCCTCTTCAGGGATTGGATTACGCATTAACTTTTGA
- the traN gene encoding conjugative transposon protein TraN has product MNIIRNTVLIVLLVGLFIKTFGQQSDLEKGRVEAYRLEVTYNKTTHLIFPVAIRYADLGSELLTAGIAEDAQNVLRVKAAVKDFSEETNFSVITKDGQFYNFNVTYNGYPQTLNYDLHKMQQEGERVEQKNVQFEELGFNPPSLTETVMKTIYQQDKRYIRHIGSKSYGVQFILKGIFVHNGKFYFHTEVKNKSNVPYLIDYCTFKIVDKQVGKRTVSQEKQLAPLREYPMMEIVSDESSAANVVLLDQFTISDDQVLKIALYEKNGGRNQVLEIENSDLVNAKSVSDMKIKISQ; this is encoded by the coding sequence ATGAATATCATAAGGAATACAGTTTTAATAGTCCTTTTGGTGGGACTATTTATAAAAACTTTTGGACAACAATCCGATCTTGAAAAGGGAAGGGTCGAAGCCTATAGGCTTGAGGTAACATACAACAAGACTACTCATTTAATCTTTCCTGTTGCGATAAGATATGCAGATCTGGGTTCAGAGTTGCTTACTGCTGGAATCGCGGAAGATGCTCAGAACGTGCTGCGTGTTAAAGCTGCGGTAAAGGATTTTAGTGAAGAAACTAATTTTAGTGTAATTACAAAGGATGGGCAATTCTATAATTTTAATGTGACATACAATGGTTATCCGCAAACATTAAATTATGACCTGCATAAAATGCAACAAGAGGGGGAACGTGTCGAGCAAAAAAATGTCCAGTTTGAGGAACTTGGTTTTAACCCACCATCATTAACGGAAACGGTGATGAAGACCATTTATCAGCAAGACAAACGGTACATCAGACACATAGGATCTAAATCGTATGGTGTGCAATTTATCCTGAAGGGCATATTTGTGCACAATGGTAAATTTTACTTTCATACGGAGGTCAAGAATAAATCGAACGTTCCTTACTTAATTGATTATTGCACTTTCAAGATTGTGGATAAACAGGTTGGTAAAAGGACAGTATCGCAGGAAAAACAGCTTGCACCATTACGTGAATATCCGATGATGGAGATCGTTTCAGATGAATCATCGGCAGCAAATGTCGTGCTTCTCGATCAATTTACCATTAGTGACGATCAGGTTCTAAAGATCGCATTGTATGAGAAGAATGGAGGTCGAAATCAGGTGTTAGAAATAGAAAATTCCGATCTGGTGAATGCGAAATCTGTGTCGGATATGAAAATCAAAATTAGTCAGTAA
- the traM gene encoding conjugative transposon protein TraM, which translates to MEERENKRISIIVDDETGSNSSNLTDSKSKVDKFKKPLIFGLMGIVFIACLYLIFKPKSSGSAIDEKGLKNVVPEATDKGLQADKQKAYEKEMLDEKEAEKRSSLQSLADYWNNNGDSTTAGEFPGSTASVGNTSGNIGNPGYQNNSLTSYRNAQSTLSSFYQDDDREKLELRRKVDQLQEKLSAKDVPAAPTLNDQLTLMEKSYQMASKYLPSGTQGTDMTAAASFKDSANYNYHKSPSKTEKTESLKVLRKSIVSALYREQDDSTFLASLDGERNHSFLTVGAREKMGIARNSIRAIIMETKTVTADGSVKLRLLEDATIAGYSVPKGTEMEAGTKFQGNRLQLKVSSVEVKGNILPVEILAYDVNGQLGLSVPRSDEINAAGEIAANMSQSSGMNISMSRSAGQQVVGDLTRGLVQGVSGYFSKKIRTVKVTLKAGQQVLLVTKKNN; encoded by the coding sequence ATGGAAGAGAGAGAGAATAAACGAATAAGTATAATCGTCGATGATGAAACTGGCAGTAATAGTTCCAATTTAACCGATAGTAAATCAAAAGTTGACAAGTTCAAAAAACCGTTGATTTTTGGACTCATGGGAATTGTTTTTATTGCGTGCCTGTATTTGATATTTAAGCCAAAAAGTTCTGGTAGCGCGATAGATGAAAAGGGATTAAAAAATGTTGTTCCCGAAGCTACGGACAAAGGTTTGCAGGCGGATAAACAAAAGGCATACGAGAAAGAGATGTTGGATGAAAAGGAAGCTGAAAAAAGAAGTTCATTGCAATCACTGGCTGATTATTGGAATAACAACGGCGATAGCACTACAGCCGGAGAATTTCCTGGGTCTACCGCAAGTGTTGGAAATACATCAGGAAATATTGGAAACCCAGGTTACCAAAATAATTCGTTAACGAGCTACAGAAATGCACAAAGTACACTGAGTTCCTTTTATCAAGATGATGACAGGGAGAAATTGGAATTGCGCAGGAAAGTTGATCAATTGCAAGAGAAGCTTTCTGCAAAGGATGTTCCGGCTGCTCCTACCTTGAATGACCAGCTAACTTTAATGGAAAAGTCGTATCAAATGGCATCAAAATATCTTCCCAGTGGAACCCAAGGAACTGATATGACAGCAGCAGCATCTTTTAAAGATTCAGCAAATTATAATTATCATAAAAGTCCAAGCAAAACCGAAAAAACGGAAAGTCTAAAGGTACTACGAAAAAGTATCGTCAGCGCTTTGTATCGCGAACAAGATGACAGCACTTTCCTAGCAAGTCTGGACGGTGAAAGGAATCATTCCTTTTTAACGGTAGGGGCAAGAGAAAAAATGGGGATTGCAAGGAATAGTATACGTGCTATAATTATGGAAACTAAAACTGTTACGGCGGATGGCTCTGTAAAGCTGAGATTACTGGAAGATGCAACGATTGCGGGCTACAGCGTTCCCAAAGGGACAGAAATGGAGGCTGGTACAAAATTTCAGGGGAATAGGTTACAGTTAAAAGTTTCATCAGTTGAGGTCAAGGGCAATATCCTGCCTGTTGAGATACTTGCTTATGATGTGAATGGTCAATTAGGGTTATCCGTTCCAAGGTCTGATGAAATCAATGCCGCTGGTGAGATAGCTGCTAATATGAGCCAAAGTTCCGGTATGAATATTTCCATGTCGCGTTCAGCAGGACAGCAGGTTGTTGGCGACCTGACACGCGGTCTTGTGCAGGGAGTTTCGGGATATTTTTCAAAAAAAATAAGGACTGTCAAGGTGACCCTTAAAGCCGGTCAGCAAGTCTTGCTGGTTACGAAAAAGAATAATTAA
- a CDS encoding TraL conjugative transposon family protein, whose translation MKNFRNTIESELEKLDNRWQALPLKTQCRYVLILFAFYLTMGIGVLVKVCYDLGKEDRQMEISHIESPSINDGSSARKDSILINYKKYRNGRERE comes from the coding sequence ATGAAAAATTTTAGAAATACAATCGAAAGCGAGTTAGAAAAACTCGATAATAGGTGGCAAGCACTACCGCTAAAGACCCAATGCAGGTATGTCCTTATTCTTTTTGCTTTTTACCTCACAATGGGCATTGGTGTGCTTGTCAAGGTATGCTATGATCTGGGCAAAGAGGATCGACAAATGGAAATAAGTCATATAGAATCTCCCTCCATTAATGATGGTTCATCTGCGAGGAAGGATTCTATCCTAATTAACTATAAAAAATATAGAAATGGAAGAGAGAGAGAATAA
- the traK gene encoding conjugative transposon protein TraK: MEFKTLRNIENSFRQIRLYAIVFALLCFGVTGFSVWKSYSFANVQREKIYVLDQGKSLMLALSQDAAINRPVMAREHVRRFHELFFTLAPDKAAIESNMKRAFDLADKSAYDYYHDLAEKGYYNRIISGNVQQRIEVDSVVCNFNSYPYAVTTYAKQFIIRSSNLTRRSLVTSCTLLNSVKSDNNPQGFQILKFGVLANKDEEVIER; the protein is encoded by the coding sequence ATGGAGTTTAAAACTTTAAGAAATATAGAGAATAGCTTTAGACAGATCCGGCTATACGCTATTGTTTTTGCATTGCTTTGCTTTGGAGTGACTGGATTTTCAGTCTGGAAATCCTATTCTTTTGCAAATGTGCAGCGGGAAAAGATTTATGTTTTGGATCAAGGTAAATCCCTAATGCTGGCTTTATCACAGGACGCTGCCATTAATAGGCCGGTTATGGCCAGAGAACATGTGCGTAGATTTCACGAGCTGTTTTTTACGCTTGCTCCCGACAAAGCTGCCATTGAAAGTAATATGAAACGCGCATTTGATCTGGCGGACAAAAGTGCCTACGACTACTACCATGATCTTGCAGAGAAGGGATACTATAATCGGATTATCTCTGGTAATGTGCAGCAACGTATTGAGGTTGATAGCGTTGTATGCAATTTTAATTCTTACCCCTATGCTGTGACTACCTATGCCAAGCAGTTCATTATAAGATCCAGTAATCTGACCAGGCGAAGCTTGGTTACTTCCTGTACACTCTTGAACAGTGTGAAATCAGATAATAACCCACAGGGATTTCAGATTTTGAAATTCGGTGTATTAGCAAATAAGGACGAAGAGGTTATCGAGCGGTAG
- the traJ gene encoding conjugative transposon protein TraJ, which translates to MEFNNLHELLRGLYDEMLPMSATMATVAKGVAGLGALFYVALKVWQALSRAEPIDVFPLLRPFAIGMCIMFFPTIVLGTINAVLSPVVQGTHSMLDNQVLDLNKLQEQKDLLEKEATLRNPETAYLVNNEEFDKKLEELGWAPNDLVTMAGMYMDRTAYNMEQATKKWLRELLEILFQAAALVVDTIRTFFLIVLSILGPIAFAISVWDGFQSTLSQWLTRYISVYLWLPVADMFSAMLAKIQSLILERDIEMLNDPTFIPDTSNTVYVIFMIIGIVGYFTIPTVTGWIIQAGGAGNFTRNVSQMAMRSGNVAAAGAGAAIGEVGGQLMGNNQGGQKTK; encoded by the coding sequence ATGGAATTTAATAATCTACATGAGCTCCTTCGGGGGCTCTACGATGAGATGCTTCCGATGTCTGCTACAATGGCAACTGTTGCCAAAGGTGTTGCCGGATTGGGTGCATTGTTCTATGTCGCACTAAAAGTGTGGCAGGCATTGAGCAGAGCGGAACCTATCGATGTTTTCCCTTTACTTCGACCGTTTGCGATTGGAATGTGCATCATGTTCTTTCCAACCATCGTATTGGGAACCATTAATGCGGTTTTAAGTCCGGTTGTGCAAGGAACACATAGTATGCTGGACAATCAGGTGCTTGACCTAAATAAGCTACAGGAGCAGAAGGACCTATTGGAAAAGGAAGCAACACTGAGAAATCCAGAAACAGCCTATCTGGTCAATAACGAGGAATTCGACAAAAAACTGGAAGAGTTGGGCTGGGCGCCAAATGATCTGGTTACTATGGCAGGAATGTATATGGATCGCACGGCTTATAATATGGAGCAGGCAACAAAAAAGTGGCTTCGGGAACTGCTGGAAATCCTCTTTCAGGCTGCTGCTTTGGTCGTCGATACAATTCGAACATTTTTTCTGATCGTGCTTTCTATATTAGGCCCCATAGCATTTGCGATCAGCGTATGGGATGGTTTTCAGAGTACATTAAGCCAGTGGCTGACACGGTATATAAGTGTTTACCTATGGCTTCCTGTGGCGGATATGTTCAGTGCAATGCTTGCGAAAATCCAGTCTTTGATATTAGAGCGGGATATTGAAATGCTCAACGATCCAACATTTATTCCCGACACCAGTAACACCGTATATGTGATATTCATGATCATTGGAATTGTTGGTTACTTCACCATACCTACAGTGACGGGCTGGATTATCCAGGCTGGAGGCGCTGGGAACTTTACCAGAAATGTTAGTCAAATGGCTATGCGTAGCGGAAATGTCGCTGCTGCTGGTGCTGGAGCTGCCATCGGCGAAGTTGGAGGTCAACTTATGGGTAATAATCAAGGTGGGCAAAAAACGAAATAG
- a CDS encoding DUF4141 domain-containing protein: MVLTVAITQKVQAQWVVTDPTNLASGILNSANEIVQTSSTVSNVVKNFNEVKKVYEQGKEYYDKLKAVNNLVKDARKVQQTVLLVGDVSSMYVNNFGKMLNDNNFSPNELMAIGNGYSALLNESTELLKDLKQIVTSSSLSLNDKERMEIIDRVYKEVKEYHSLVRYYTSKNISVSILRAKKQNNTKRVMELYGTDGQKYW, from the coding sequence ATGGTGTTAACAGTAGCCATTACCCAAAAAGTACAAGCACAGTGGGTTGTAACCGACCCGACAAATCTGGCTTCGGGAATTTTAAATTCTGCCAATGAAATTGTACAGACCTCCAGCACGGTATCAAATGTTGTGAAAAATTTTAACGAAGTCAAGAAAGTTTACGAGCAGGGGAAGGAATACTATGATAAGCTAAAGGCCGTAAACAATTTAGTCAAAGATGCCAGGAAGGTGCAGCAGACGGTATTGCTGGTCGGAGATGTCAGTTCAATGTATGTAAACAATTTTGGGAAAATGTTGAATGACAATAATTTTTCTCCGAATGAACTTATGGCTATCGGTAACGGCTATTCTGCACTATTAAATGAGAGTACTGAGCTGCTTAAGGATCTCAAGCAGATCGTCACTTCAAGCAGTCTTTCATTAAATGATAAGGAACGAATGGAAATTATCGACCGCGTATATAAGGAGGTCAAAGAATACCACAGCCTTGTTCGATACTATACGAGTAAAAACATTTCTGTCAGTATTCTTCGCGCAAAGAAGCAAAACAATACCAAAAGGGTAATGGAATTATATGGAACAGATGGGCAAAAGTATTGGTAA